One uncultured Flavobacterium sp. DNA segment encodes these proteins:
- the trmD gene encoding tRNA (guanosine(37)-N1)-methyltransferase TrmD, with protein sequence MRIDIITILPELLKSPFEASIMKRAIDKGLVEVHFHNLRDYTTNKQKSVDDYPFGGGAGMVMTVQPIDACITHLKSEREYDEIIYMSPDGETLNQKMANKMSMYKNIIILCGHYKGVDQRVRDHFITKEISIGDYVLSGGELGALVLSDALIRLIPGVLSDETSALTDSFQDNLLSGPIYTRPADYKGWKVPEVLTSGHFAKIDKWREDMAYEHTKNRRPDLLEGH encoded by the coding sequence ATGCGAATTGATATTATAACGATTTTGCCGGAATTATTAAAAAGTCCGTTTGAGGCTTCGATTATGAAACGCGCCATAGACAAGGGCTTGGTTGAAGTTCATTTTCATAATTTACGTGATTATACTACGAACAAACAAAAGAGTGTCGATGATTATCCTTTTGGAGGAGGCGCCGGAATGGTCATGACTGTTCAGCCAATAGATGCATGCATTACTCATTTGAAAAGCGAACGTGAATACGACGAAATCATTTATATGTCGCCTGATGGTGAAACTCTGAACCAAAAAATGGCAAATAAAATGTCAATGTATAAAAACATTATCATTTTATGCGGACATTATAAAGGTGTAGATCAGCGTGTACGCGATCATTTTATTACCAAAGAAATTTCGATTGGTGATTACGTTTTATCTGGTGGCGAATTAGGGGCTTTAGTTTTATCTGATGCTTTAATCCGATTAATTCCAGGTGTTTTAAGTGATGAAACCTCAGCATTAACAGATAGTTTTCAGGATAATTTACTTTCCGGACCTATATATACAAGACCTGCAGATTATAAAGGATGGAAAGTTCCGGAGGTTTTAACCAGCGGTCATTTTGCTAAAATTGACAAATGGCGTGAGGATATGGCGTATGAACATACCAAAAACAGAAGACCGGATTTGTTGGAAGGACATTAA
- a CDS encoding AraC family transcriptional regulator: MNLKRIYNTRNYIEMHYNQIISISSLEDISSYSYRNLQRVFYSLFKETIGAYQTRLKIENGYKKLLYSNAPISDIALEVGFADVQSFSKTFKKHFNCSPSVARNQKELLLNDVHPQQTISPILEPEILFIPQKTVYYSSCKTFYINPEIENLWDALLKNEFPEPITDFFGIITDDIVITEKTKCTYEACIITEAIIKNLPVKKIFGGQYVRFFHHGCYETLEDTYQQIFGKWFLSNNVEFSHLPVIEQYITNEGNCDNPSGYLTAIFIPLL; this comes from the coding sequence ATGAATCTAAAACGTATTTATAATACACGGAATTATATTGAGATGCATTACAATCAAATCATCTCAATAAGTTCTCTTGAAGATATTTCCAGTTACTCTTATCGAAATTTGCAGCGTGTTTTTTATTCTTTATTTAAAGAAACAATTGGCGCTTATCAAACCCGATTGAAAATAGAAAACGGATATAAAAAACTTTTGTATTCTAATGCGCCAATTTCGGACATTGCTCTTGAAGTAGGATTTGCCGATGTGCAGTCTTTTTCAAAAACTTTCAAAAAACATTTCAATTGCTCTCCTTCTGTTGCGCGAAATCAAAAAGAACTTTTATTAAATGACGTTCATCCTCAACAAACCATTTCTCCTATTTTAGAACCTGAAATTCTTTTTATTCCCCAAAAAACAGTTTACTATTCCAGTTGCAAAACTTTTTATATCAATCCGGAAATAGAAAATCTTTGGGATGCTTTATTAAAAAATGAATTTCCTGAACCCATTACAGATTTCTTTGGTATCATAACAGATGATATTGTAATTACCGAAAAAACGAAGTGTACCTATGAAGCTTGTATTATTACTGAAGCTATCATTAAAAACCTTCCGGTAAAAAAGATTTTTGGAGGTCAATATGTTCGTTTTTTTCATCATGGATGTTACGAAACCTTAGAAGATACCTATCAGCAAATCTTTGGGAAATGGTTTTTAAGTAACAATGTTGAATTCTCTCACTTGCCAGTAATTGAACAGTATATTACAAACGAAGGAAATTGTGATAATCCATCGGGTTATCTTACAGCAATTTTTATCCCTCTTCTTTAA
- a CDS encoding agmatine deiminase family protein has product MEKLFLTLLLLPLFSSCQEDEATAKPDESRNTEIMYTMPEESAPHEGTWLQWPHQYQYGIDYRNDLDATWITMTKSLATSEKIHIIAYDATEKDRITDLLKSAGISLSAIEFKIYKTDDVWIRDNGPIYVKDKNNQLVIQDWGFNGWGKKAAFKNCNTIPSQIATDQKINVVDLNTTMINEGGAVEIDGNGTLLVTKSAILNSNRNPGMTQQQAEANFKKYLGITHFIWLEGKAGREITDMHIDGFARFGNTNTIVTMNENDLLYWEVPETDISTLYNSKDKNGKSYTFIKLPLSKNDVVTTYGKKLGYKGSYVNYYIGNTVVLVPNYNDPNDSIANQLIQSLYPSRKVIGIDVRNLYANGGMIHCVTQQQPK; this is encoded by the coding sequence ATGGAGAAACTATTTCTAACCCTATTATTACTGCCTCTTTTCTCTTCTTGTCAGGAAGACGAAGCAACAGCAAAACCGGATGAATCACGAAATACCGAAATTATGTATACTATGCCCGAAGAATCGGCACCACATGAAGGAACTTGGCTGCAATGGCCTCATCAATATCAATATGGTATTGATTATAGAAATGATCTAGATGCTACCTGGATCACTATGACGAAATCATTAGCAACAAGCGAAAAAATACATATTATTGCCTACGATGCTACTGAAAAAGACAGAATTACTGATTTATTAAAAAGTGCAGGGATTTCTTTATCAGCTATAGAATTTAAAATATATAAAACTGATGATGTCTGGATAAGAGATAATGGTCCTATTTATGTAAAAGACAAAAACAATCAATTGGTAATTCAGGATTGGGGTTTTAATGGTTGGGGCAAAAAAGCTGCTTTCAAAAATTGCAATACTATCCCTTCACAAATTGCAACCGATCAAAAAATCAATGTTGTAGATTTAAACACTACAATGATTAATGAAGGTGGAGCTGTAGAAATAGACGGAAACGGTACTTTATTAGTCACCAAAAGTGCTATACTAAATTCGAATCGTAATCCCGGAATGACACAGCAACAAGCCGAAGCAAATTTTAAAAAATATTTAGGGATAACCCATTTTATTTGGCTTGAAGGAAAAGCAGGAAGAGAAATTACGGACATGCACATTGATGGTTTTGCTCGTTTTGGCAATACAAATACAATTGTAACCATGAATGAAAATGATTTGTTGTATTGGGAAGTTCCGGAAACTGACATCAGCACTTTATACAACTCAAAAGACAAAAATGGCAAAAGCTATACTTTTATAAAATTGCCATTATCTAAGAATGATGTCGTGACGACTTATGGCAAAAAACTAGGATACAAAGGTTCTTATGTAAACTATTATATTGGGAATACAGTTGTTTTAGTTCCTAATTACAATGATCCAAATGATAGTATTGCAAATCAATTGATTCAAAGTTTGTATCCTTCCAGAAAAGTAATTGGCATCGATGTTCGCAATTTATATGCAAACGGCGGAATGATTCATTGTGTTACGCAACAACAGCCAAAGTAA
- the rplS gene encoding 50S ribosomal protein L19, producing the protein MADLMKFVQTELVAKKDFPVFGAGDTITVFYEIKEGEKTRTQFFKGVVIQRRGSGNTETFTIRKMSGAIGVERIFPVNLPALQKIEINKKGAVRRARIFYFRELTGKKAKIKDKRR; encoded by the coding sequence ATGGCAGATTTAATGAAATTCGTTCAAACCGAATTAGTTGCTAAAAAAGATTTCCCTGTTTTTGGAGCTGGAGATACTATCACAGTTTTCTACGAAATTAAAGAGGGTGAAAAAACAAGAACTCAGTTTTTTAAAGGAGTTGTTATTCAAAGAAGAGGTTCTGGTAACACAGAAACTTTTACTATCCGTAAAATGTCTGGAGCTATTGGAGTTGAGCGTATCTTCCCAGTAAACTTACCAGCTTTACAAAAAATTGAAATCAACAAAAAAGGAGCTGTACGTAGAGCTAGAATTTTCTACTTCAGAGAACTTACTGGTAAAAAAGCTAAGATTAAAGATAAAAGAAGATAA
- a CDS encoding helix-turn-helix transcriptional regulator, with protein sequence MSTLTKPNHIGRKISRIRELRDMKQEALAQALGTSQQTVSAIENSETIDDEKLAEVAKALGVTVEAIKNFSEENMISYFNTFHDNSINNGHLGHNNNCTFNPLDKLIETFQEKEKLYERLLQAEKDKIEYLEKLLKK encoded by the coding sequence ATGAGCACACTTACAAAACCAAATCATATAGGGCGAAAAATTAGCCGTATTCGTGAACTTCGTGATATGAAGCAAGAAGCTTTGGCGCAGGCTTTAGGAACAAGTCAGCAAACTGTTTCGGCTATTGAAAACAGTGAAACAATAGATGATGAAAAACTTGCAGAAGTTGCAAAAGCGCTTGGTGTAACTGTTGAAGCAATTAAAAATTTTTCAGAAGAAAATATGATTAGCTATTTTAATACTTTCCACGATAATAGTATCAATAACGGTCATTTGGGACATAATAATAATTGTACTTTCAATCCATTAGATAAATTAATTGAAACTTTTCAGGAAAAAGAAAAGCTTTACGAACGTTTGCTACAAGCTGAAAAAGACAAAATCGAATATTTGGAAAAACTATTAAAAAAATAG
- a CDS encoding NADP-dependent isocitrate dehydrogenase, producing MKQNSKIYYTLTDEAPLLATYSFLPIVQAFTATAGIAIETRDISLAGRILSNFPELLTDAQKTGDALAELGQLATQPEANIIKLPNISASVPQLKAAITELQSHGYKIPNYPEDPQNDAEKDAKAKYAKVLGSAVNPVLREGNSDRRAPRAVKNFAKANPHSMGAWSADSKTKVASMSNGDFYGSEKSLTVAEANDVKIEFVAKDGTTAVLKASTPLKAGEIIDSSVLSVQKLKTFAAQAIAEAKKEGVLLSVHLKATMMKVSDPIIFGAIVEVYFADLFKKYETLFAELNIDTRNGLGDIYAKIAGRPEQAEVEADITKAIENGPALAMVNSDKGITNLHVPSDVIVDASMPAMIRTSGQMYNKEGKQQDTLAVIPDRSYAGIYTATIDFCKKHGAFDPKTMGSVPNVGLMAQKAEEYGSHDKTFQIKSDGVVRVVDNKGTVLMEQAVETNDIFRMCQAKDAPIQDWVKLAVNRARLSDTPAVFWLDENRAHDRELIAKVQKYLKDYNTVNLDIRILNPIAATEFTLDRIIKGLDTISVTGNVLRDYLTDLFPILELGTSAKMLSIVPLMNGGGLFETGAGGSAPKHVEQFTEEGYLRWDSLGEFLALGASLEHLGQSLDNSKAIVLSETLDEANDKFLANDKSPARKVGQIDNRGSHFYLALYWAQALAAQNKDAELKAIFTPIAAELEANEAKIDAELIGAQGKPQTLGGYYQPTPELVSKAMRPSETFNSIIAKLK from the coding sequence ATGAAACAGAATTCAAAGATCTATTACACCTTAACTGATGAGGCGCCATTATTAGCGACTTACTCTTTTTTACCTATTGTTCAAGCATTTACTGCTACTGCTGGTATTGCTATTGAAACTAGAGACATCTCTTTAGCAGGTAGAATTTTATCGAATTTTCCTGAGCTTTTAACTGATGCTCAAAAAACCGGAGATGCTTTGGCTGAATTGGGACAATTGGCGACACAACCTGAAGCTAACATCATCAAATTACCAAACATTTCAGCATCTGTGCCGCAATTAAAAGCTGCTATTACTGAATTGCAATCTCACGGGTACAAAATTCCTAATTATCCGGAAGATCCTCAAAATGATGCCGAAAAAGATGCTAAAGCAAAATATGCTAAAGTTTTAGGTTCTGCAGTAAATCCGGTTTTACGTGAAGGAAACTCTGATCGTAGAGCTCCAAGAGCGGTTAAAAACTTTGCAAAGGCAAATCCACACTCAATGGGTGCATGGTCTGCAGATTCAAAAACTAAAGTAGCTTCAATGTCAAATGGTGATTTCTACGGAAGCGAAAAATCACTTACTGTAGCAGAAGCTAATGATGTAAAAATTGAATTCGTTGCAAAAGACGGTACAACTGCTGTTCTTAAAGCAAGTACTCCTCTAAAAGCTGGTGAAATAATCGACAGTTCTGTTTTAAGTGTACAAAAATTAAAAACTTTTGCTGCTCAAGCAATTGCTGAAGCAAAAAAAGAAGGTGTTTTACTTTCTGTGCATTTAAAAGCAACTATGATGAAAGTTTCAGATCCAATTATTTTTGGCGCTATCGTTGAAGTATATTTTGCTGATCTTTTCAAAAAATACGAAACTTTATTTGCTGAATTAAATATTGACACAAGAAACGGTTTAGGTGATATCTATGCAAAAATTGCAGGAAGACCTGAACAAGCTGAAGTTGAAGCTGATATTACAAAAGCGATCGAAAACGGACCAGCTCTTGCAATGGTAAATTCTGATAAAGGAATTACAAACTTACATGTTCCTTCTGATGTTATTGTTGATGCCTCCATGCCTGCAATGATTCGTACTTCTGGACAGATGTACAATAAAGAAGGGAAACAACAAGATACACTTGCAGTAATTCCGGACCGTTCTTACGCTGGAATTTATACTGCAACGATCGATTTCTGTAAAAAACACGGTGCTTTTGATCCTAAAACAATGGGAAGTGTTCCTAACGTAGGTTTGATGGCTCAAAAAGCTGAAGAATACGGATCTCACGACAAAACTTTCCAAATAAAATCTGACGGAGTTGTTCGCGTTGTAGATAACAAAGGAACAGTTCTAATGGAACAAGCGGTTGAAACAAATGACATTTTCAGAATGTGTCAGGCAAAAGACGCTCCAATTCAGGACTGGGTTAAACTAGCTGTAAACAGAGCTCGTTTATCTGATACTCCTGCTGTTTTTTGGTTAGACGAAAACAGAGCGCATGACAGAGAATTAATCGCAAAAGTTCAAAAATACCTTAAAGATTACAACACTGTAAACCTAGATATCCGTATCCTTAATCCAATTGCTGCTACAGAATTTACTTTAGACAGAATTATTAAAGGTTTAGACACTATCTCTGTAACAGGAAACGTTTTACGTGACTATTTAACTGACTTATTCCCAATTCTGGAATTAGGAACTTCAGCTAAAATGTTGTCTATCGTTCCGTTAATGAATGGTGGTGGATTGTTCGAAACCGGTGCTGGAGGTTCTGCCCCTAAACACGTTGAGCAATTTACAGAAGAAGGATATTTACGTTGGGATTCATTAGGAGAATTTTTAGCTCTTGGTGCATCTTTAGAGCATTTAGGACAAAGTTTAGACAATTCTAAAGCAATTGTTTTATCTGAAACTCTTGACGAAGCAAATGATAAATTCCTTGCTAACGATAAATCTCCAGCTCGTAAAGTAGGTCAAATTGACAACCGTGGTTCTCACTTTTACCTTGCCTTATATTGGGCACAAGCTTTGGCAGCTCAAAACAAAGATGCAGAATTGAAAGCTATCTTTACTCCAATTGCCGCTGAACTTGAAGCTAATGAAGCTAAAATCGACGCTGAATTAATTGGTGCACAAGGAAAACCTCAAACTCTTGGTGGTTACTACCAACCAACTCCTGAGTTAGTGAGCAAAGCAATGCGTCCTAGTGAAACATTTAATTCAATTATTGCTAAATTAAAATAA